From a single Microbacterium terrisoli genomic region:
- a CDS encoding DUF445 domain-containing protein produces MARTPTAPTRTVRTPFALLSPADQARKRGLRRMKAIALSALVFLAIVFTVSFVFEERLPALAYVRAAAEGGMVGALADWFAVTALFRHPFGLPIPHTAIIPTRKDEIGRTLGEFVETNFLSGPVVRTKLEAAAIAARLGAWLAQPEHAQRVAAEGSTMAAGVLRALDDADVQDLITDLARDHLIAPEWGPPAGAWLTRVVDADAHRGAVDLAVDSIASWLAANRPAFEGLVSRRLPGWVPKIAHRFVDDTVYSEAVKFVDAVQADPQHPARLALDAYLGRLADRLQHDPAMIAQLENAKSAVFDSPRVRELATRAWQAVKAGLLGALADPDSGLRRRMTDALVDAGERLRTDDALQRRVDGWITDAAVFGVERYRHDIASIITDTIERWDAAETTEKIELMVGRDLQYIRLNGTVIGALAGLAIYTVAQLLLG; encoded by the coding sequence ATGGCGCGCACCCCGACCGCACCCACGCGCACGGTGCGCACCCCTTTCGCCCTGCTTTCTCCCGCCGATCAGGCGCGCAAGCGCGGACTCCGGCGCATGAAGGCCATTGCGCTGAGCGCGCTGGTGTTCCTCGCGATCGTGTTCACCGTCTCGTTCGTGTTCGAAGAGCGCCTGCCGGCCCTGGCGTACGTGCGCGCAGCCGCCGAAGGCGGCATGGTCGGCGCGCTTGCGGACTGGTTCGCCGTCACGGCGCTGTTCCGGCATCCGTTCGGTCTGCCCATTCCGCACACGGCGATCATCCCGACCCGCAAGGACGAGATCGGCCGCACGCTCGGAGAATTTGTCGAGACGAACTTCTTGTCGGGTCCGGTGGTGCGCACCAAGCTCGAGGCCGCCGCGATAGCCGCACGGCTGGGCGCGTGGCTCGCGCAGCCCGAGCACGCGCAGCGGGTTGCCGCCGAGGGATCGACGATGGCCGCCGGAGTGCTGCGGGCCCTCGACGACGCCGACGTGCAGGACCTGATCACCGACCTGGCGCGCGACCATCTGATCGCACCGGAATGGGGGCCGCCGGCGGGTGCCTGGCTGACCAGAGTGGTGGATGCCGATGCCCACCGCGGTGCGGTCGACCTCGCCGTGGACAGCATCGCGTCATGGCTGGCAGCGAACCGGCCCGCGTTCGAGGGCCTCGTCTCGCGGCGTCTGCCCGGCTGGGTCCCCAAGATCGCCCACAGGTTCGTCGACGACACGGTCTACAGCGAGGCCGTGAAATTCGTGGATGCCGTGCAGGCCGACCCGCAGCATCCCGCCCGCCTGGCCCTGGACGCGTATCTCGGACGCCTCGCCGACCGGCTGCAGCACGATCCGGCGATGATCGCGCAGCTCGAGAACGCGAAGAGCGCCGTGTTCGACAGCCCCCGCGTGCGCGAGCTCGCGACCCGGGCGTGGCAGGCGGTGAAGGCAGGACTGCTCGGCGCGCTCGCCGATCCCGACAGCGGACTGCGCCGCCGCATGACCGACGCGCTCGTGGACGCCGGCGAGCGCCTGCGCACCGACGACGCCCTGCAGCGACGCGTGGACGGCTGGATCACCGACGCCGCCGTGTTCGGAGTCGAGCGCTATCGCCACGACATCGCCTCGATCATCACCGACACGATCGAGCGGTGGGACGCCGCCGAGACCACCGAGAAGATCGAGCTGATGGTGGGGCGCGACCTGCAGTACATCCGACTGAACGGCACGGTGATCGGAGCGCTGGCAGGGCTCGCGATCTACACGGTGGCACAGCTGCTTCTGGGGTGA
- a CDS encoding metal-sensitive transcriptional regulator, with amino-acid sequence MIEDIKKRALHRTAILEGQVRGLAKMIESEDYCMDIIGQSRAIQKALASLDKLLLENHLRTHVAHMFENGGAEREQAVAEVLKVYDVGNR; translated from the coding sequence GTGATCGAAGACATCAAGAAGCGGGCCCTTCACCGCACGGCGATCCTGGAGGGACAGGTGCGAGGCCTCGCGAAGATGATCGAGAGCGAGGACTACTGCATGGACATCATCGGGCAGTCGCGCGCCATTCAGAAGGCGCTCGCCTCGCTCGACAAGCTGCTGCTGGAGAACCACCTGCGCACGCACGTGGCGCACATGTTCGAGAACGGCGGGGCCGAGCGCGAGCAGGCCGTCGCCGAGGTGCTGAAGGTCTACGACGTCGGCAACCGCTGA
- a CDS encoding MFS transporter, which produces MSSGSPAHDAHVSADGTQPSLTTREMRRVIVSSFMGSMIEFYDFVLYATAASIVFSHVFFAGLGAQFGLFASIATFTVGYIARPLGGILFGHFGDTRGRKVVLVLTLVLMGVASTLMGVLPTTAQIGILAPIALVVLRVVQGISVGGEWGGATLVALEHAPARSRGLAAAFSSAGGPVGAVLATLMLGLFSVLPDDQFLTWGWRVPFLFSIVLVGVGLVIRLKVSETPNFQRLAQHAEATRTRIPIVQVLRNHWRAVVLSLLAVLAFTSTQGLMTVWGVAEAVDHGADRTGVLNWKAIAAVLTVVIGILAAKVSDRIGRRTVVITGCVLGALLAFPIILLLGTGTVWGFAIAIVLGNGLVQGLVYGPVGAFVAEQFPTALRFSGASAAYQSASTIGAGFSPLIATGFVVATGAVWPVAMLWIAVLLAAAVAMFIAPEGKDVDIHATA; this is translated from the coding sequence ATGTCTTCCGGATCCCCCGCACACGACGCGCACGTGAGCGCGGACGGCACCCAGCCGTCGCTGACCACGCGCGAGATGCGGCGCGTGATCGTGTCCAGCTTCATGGGCAGCATGATCGAGTTCTATGATTTCGTGCTCTATGCCACGGCCGCCAGCATCGTGTTCAGCCATGTGTTCTTCGCAGGACTGGGAGCACAGTTCGGGCTGTTCGCCTCGATCGCGACCTTCACGGTGGGCTACATCGCCCGTCCCCTCGGAGGGATCCTGTTCGGCCACTTCGGCGATACTCGCGGACGCAAGGTCGTGCTAGTGCTGACGCTCGTGCTCATGGGCGTGGCATCCACCCTGATGGGAGTACTGCCCACCACGGCCCAGATCGGCATCCTCGCCCCGATCGCCCTGGTCGTCCTGCGCGTCGTGCAGGGGATCTCGGTCGGCGGCGAGTGGGGCGGTGCGACCCTGGTCGCACTCGAGCACGCCCCGGCACGCAGCCGCGGTCTGGCCGCCGCGTTCTCCAGCGCCGGAGGTCCGGTCGGAGCGGTGCTCGCCACGCTCATGCTCGGCCTGTTCTCGGTGCTGCCCGACGACCAGTTCCTGACCTGGGGCTGGCGCGTGCCGTTCCTGTTCAGCATCGTGCTGGTGGGTGTGGGCCTGGTCATCCGGCTGAAGGTCTCCGAGACCCCGAACTTCCAGCGTCTCGCGCAGCACGCCGAAGCCACGCGCACCCGCATTCCGATCGTACAGGTCCTGCGCAACCACTGGCGCGCGGTCGTGCTGTCGCTGCTGGCCGTGCTCGCCTTCACCTCGACGCAGGGACTCATGACCGTCTGGGGCGTCGCCGAGGCCGTCGACCACGGCGCCGACCGCACCGGCGTGCTGAACTGGAAGGCCATCGCCGCTGTGCTGACCGTCGTGATCGGCATCCTGGCTGCCAAGGTGAGCGACCGCATCGGCCGGCGCACCGTCGTCATCACCGGCTGCGTGCTGGGGGCACTGCTGGCCTTCCCGATCATCCTGCTGCTGGGCACGGGCACCGTGTGGGGCTTCGCAATCGCGATCGTCTTGGGCAACGGGCTCGTTCAGGGCCTGGTCTACGGGCCGGTCGGCGCATTCGTCGCCGAGCAGTTCCCGACCGCGCTGCGCTTCTCGGGCGCCTCTGCCGCCTACCAGTCGGCATCGACGATCGGTGCAGGGTTCTCGCCGCTGATCGCAACCGGTTTCGTGGTCGCGACCGGCGCTGTGTGGCCGGTGGCGATGCTCTGGATCGCGGTGCTCCTGGCGGCCGCTGTCGCGATGTTCATCGCCCCCGAAGGCAAGGACGTCGACATCCACGCCACTGCCTGA
- a CDS encoding MBL fold metallo-hydrolase → MTGTSVVTLGTAGGPRWWTPIDAHARFGISTAIVVGDRVYLVDAGLGAGRQFTRAGFAMDQLGGIFFTHLHSDHTTDLANIALFGMFDLPGTGPRIPILGPGDRGMTPPVSLRALVKPEPVAPHLPTPGTADMFRLLMEAHATDLNDRVLDALRPSPFDLFDARDIPVPADIGYHPNDAMTPDMQPYTIFEDDRVRVEAVLVEHPPIAPAFGFRFTTDDTTIAISGDTRKTPNMARLATGADLLLHEAISFDWVNRTYNGAPDATSQASIDHHRKSHTSAAEAIDLAHEAGVARLALHHLVPGHLPTRQWLAETGYDRDVIVPDDLQTLVPQGARARVAV, encoded by the coding sequence ATGACCGGCACCTCTGTCGTCACGCTCGGCACTGCCGGCGGCCCGCGCTGGTGGACCCCGATCGATGCGCACGCACGCTTCGGAATCTCCACCGCGATCGTCGTCGGCGACCGCGTCTACCTCGTCGACGCCGGCCTCGGCGCCGGTCGCCAGTTCACGCGCGCCGGATTCGCGATGGATCAGCTGGGCGGCATCTTCTTCACCCACCTGCATTCCGACCACACCACCGACCTCGCCAACATCGCGCTGTTCGGCATGTTCGATCTGCCGGGCACCGGGCCGCGTATTCCGATCCTGGGCCCCGGCGACCGCGGCATGACTCCCCCGGTCTCCCTCCGGGCGCTCGTGAAACCCGAGCCGGTCGCCCCGCATCTGCCCACCCCCGGCACCGCCGACATGTTCCGGCTGCTGATGGAGGCGCACGCCACCGATCTCAACGACCGTGTGCTCGATGCGCTGCGTCCCTCGCCGTTCGACCTCTTCGACGCCCGTGACATCCCAGTGCCCGCCGACATCGGGTACCACCCGAACGATGCGATGACCCCCGACATGCAGCCGTACACGATCTTCGAAGACGACCGTGTACGCGTGGAGGCTGTCCTCGTCGAGCACCCGCCGATCGCTCCCGCCTTCGGCTTCCGCTTCACCACCGACGACACCACGATCGCCATCTCGGGCGACACTCGCAAGACGCCGAACATGGCACGGCTGGCCACCGGGGCAGACCTGCTGCTGCACGAGGCCATCAGCTTCGACTGGGTGAACCGCACCTACAACGGGGCACCGGATGCCACATCCCAGGCATCCATCGATCACCACCGCAAGTCGCACACCAGCGCCGCCGAGGCGATCGACCTCGCACATGAGGCCGGAGTCGCGCGCCTCGCCCTGCACCATCTCGTGCCCGGTCACCTGCCGACACGGCAGTGGCTGGCCGAGACCGGATACGACCGCGATGTGATCGTGCCCGATGACCTGCAGACCCTCGTCCCTCAGGGCGCCCGCGCGCGGGTCGCCGTCTGA
- a CDS encoding LysR family transcriptional regulator, whose amino-acid sequence MNGGTLRQLEYFVAAVETGTVSAAAVRCQASQAAVSAALNDLERALGMQLLVRRPAKGVTVTGGGQSVLPIARRMLADAAELADLAAAEHGEVAGRLRIACTIALSPRVLPLLAALLTVRYPRVELDVTDGLATDVQEWARAGVADACLLYRRQLGEGLDARTVCVVEPYAVLAADHPLADRDDLALEELSGEQLIIVRAAESSRVIEALMEDAGVVPHAGWAFSNPETVRAMVAHGLGYSVFSGRPSGTEAFDGRRVAYVRVRDRVAPNEVVLAVPRGQRPNARLDALWKLLGEPELQAAFG is encoded by the coding sequence ATGAATGGGGGTACGCTGCGGCAGCTCGAGTACTTCGTGGCCGCCGTCGAGACCGGCACGGTAAGCGCGGCCGCGGTGCGCTGCCAAGCGTCGCAGGCGGCGGTCTCGGCGGCATTGAACGACCTCGAGCGCGCCCTGGGCATGCAGCTTCTGGTGCGGCGCCCAGCGAAGGGTGTCACGGTGACCGGCGGCGGTCAGAGCGTGCTGCCGATCGCACGGCGGATGCTGGCCGATGCCGCGGAACTGGCCGATCTCGCCGCCGCCGAACACGGAGAGGTGGCCGGCCGTCTGCGCATCGCCTGCACGATCGCCCTGTCCCCGCGCGTTCTGCCCCTACTGGCCGCGCTGTTGACCGTTCGGTACCCGCGCGTCGAATTGGACGTGACCGATGGCCTGGCCACCGACGTGCAGGAGTGGGCGCGCGCCGGGGTCGCCGATGCCTGTCTGCTCTACCGTCGCCAGTTGGGTGAGGGGCTGGACGCGCGCACTGTGTGCGTGGTCGAGCCCTATGCAGTGCTGGCCGCAGATCACCCGCTGGCCGATCGCGACGACCTCGCACTCGAGGAGCTGTCGGGCGAACAGTTGATCATCGTGCGCGCCGCCGAGTCCAGCCGCGTCATCGAAGCGCTGATGGAAGATGCCGGCGTCGTGCCCCACGCGGGCTGGGCGTTCTCGAACCCCGAGACGGTCCGCGCGATGGTCGCGCACGGCCTCGGCTACTCGGTGTTCAGCGGCAGACCCAGCGGCACCGAGGCGTTCGATGGTCGGCGGGTGGCATATGTGCGCGTGCGCGACAGGGTGGCGCCGAACGAGGTCGTGCTGGCCGTGCCGCGCGGCCAGCGGCCGAACGCCCGACTGGATGCGCTGTGGAAACTGCTCGGCGAACCCGAGTTGCAGGCCGCGTTCGGCTGA
- a CDS encoding pilus assembly protein CpaE gives MISTDLARALRDAGLIWHPASGDRFQLDEPEFEADVFTVSDMTIEARVYSTGAILAFNGTTEWALDSVALDDALWLPSEAQLRELLRGTFRALRRLADTFAVDVEIAGTALTFEHPEPSDAYAMALLQLLGRVND, from the coding sequence ATGATCTCCACGGACCTCGCCCGGGCGCTGCGTGATGCCGGGCTGATCTGGCATCCGGCTTCCGGCGACCGGTTCCAGCTCGACGAGCCCGAGTTCGAGGCCGACGTGTTCACCGTCAGCGACATGACGATCGAGGCGCGTGTCTATTCGACCGGGGCGATTCTGGCGTTCAACGGCACGACCGAGTGGGCGCTGGATTCCGTCGCGCTCGATGACGCGCTCTGGCTGCCGTCCGAGGCGCAGCTGCGTGAACTGCTGCGCGGCACGTTCCGGGCGCTGCGGCGTCTGGCCGACACTTTCGCCGTCGACGTCGAGATCGCCGGCACCGCGCTGACATTCGAGCACCCCGAGCCCTCCGACGCGTATGCGATGGCGCTGCTGCAGCTCCTCGGGCGGGTGAACGACTGA
- a CDS encoding MFS transporter — MAGYRDLLRTPGVGRIIAAQLTARFPSGMTSLALLMHIEHVTGTYGAAGLVLAAASVGQAVSGPITSRWMGRWGMRRVLTLTMVVCAIALAGIGLFTLSISAYMALGLVSGLSTPPVQSAVRTIYPKMVNSRQLTPLFSLDASLQEIIWILAPVVITLVATQISTVVGIMLIVVILLAGGSWFILSPELGRVRIPRSRHRFGLVLARPAVLLATVMGFLLIGACAAVEAGVIATFGEGGLEAGLVLAIFSIGSLAGGLVSGGIAIGRWAMARRMAVVAGGLVVTTLSLSVWWLSGSLLVAGIGVAPALAVMFAMTTASVKFSDTAEAFGWVGTGQLIGAAAGSAIAGFLIDGSGPRGAYLTAAAFAVVGLIVAVLCVRGFPDLRFRDAAPMPDTEPVRTITST; from the coding sequence GTGGCGGGATACCGAGACCTACTGCGCACGCCGGGTGTCGGGCGCATCATCGCCGCGCAGCTGACCGCGCGCTTCCCTTCGGGAATGACGAGTCTCGCGCTGCTGATGCACATCGAGCACGTCACCGGAACGTACGGCGCGGCGGGGCTGGTGCTGGCCGCCGCCTCGGTCGGTCAGGCCGTGTCGGGGCCGATCACGAGCCGCTGGATGGGCAGATGGGGCATGCGCCGTGTGCTGACCCTGACGATGGTCGTCTGCGCGATCGCCCTGGCCGGCATCGGTCTGTTCACGCTCTCCATCAGCGCCTACATGGCGCTGGGCCTCGTGTCAGGGCTGTCCACGCCTCCGGTGCAGTCCGCCGTGCGCACGATCTACCCGAAGATGGTCAACTCACGTCAGCTCACCCCGCTTTTCTCGTTGGATGCCTCGCTGCAGGAGATCATCTGGATCCTCGCGCCGGTGGTGATCACGCTCGTTGCGACGCAGATCAGCACGGTCGTGGGCATCATGTTGATCGTCGTGATCCTGCTGGCGGGCGGCAGCTGGTTCATCCTCTCGCCCGAGCTCGGGCGCGTGCGCATCCCCCGCAGCCGGCACCGGTTCGGCCTGGTGCTGGCCCGGCCCGCCGTGCTGCTGGCCACCGTCATGGGGTTCCTGCTGATCGGCGCGTGCGCGGCCGTCGAGGCCGGCGTCATCGCCACGTTCGGCGAAGGGGGCCTTGAAGCAGGCCTGGTGCTGGCGATCTTCTCGATCGGAAGCCTCGCGGGCGGTCTGGTCTCGGGCGGCATCGCGATCGGACGATGGGCGATGGCCCGGCGCATGGCCGTCGTGGCCGGGGGGCTGGTCGTGACGACACTCTCGCTGTCGGTGTGGTGGCTCAGCGGCTCGCTGCTGGTGGCCGGCATCGGAGTGGCCCCGGCGCTGGCGGTCATGTTCGCCATGACGACGGCCAGCGTCAAGTTCAGCGACACCGCCGAGGCGTTCGGATGGGTCGGCACGGGCCAGCTGATCGGTGCGGCGGCGGGGTCGGCGATCGCCGGATTCCTCATCGACGGCTCGGGCCCGCGCGGTGCCTACCTGACGGCGGCGGCTTTCGCCGTGGTGGGCTTGATCGTTGCCGTGCTGTGCGTGCGCGGATTTCCCGACCTGCGCTTCCGGGACGCAGCGCCCATGCCCGACACCGAGCCGGTGCGCACGATCACCTCGACCTGA
- the nrdH gene encoding glutaredoxin-like protein NrdH, whose translation MAITVYTKPSCVQCNATYRALDSKGIEYEVHDLTEDPAALEQVKSLGYLQAPVVITDEDHWSGFRPDKIDELAARLA comes from the coding sequence ATGGCGATCACGGTCTACACGAAGCCGTCCTGTGTCCAGTGCAACGCGACGTACCGCGCTTTGGACTCGAAGGGCATCGAATATGAAGTGCACGACCTCACCGAGGACCCGGCAGCGCTCGAGCAGGTGAAGTCGCTCGGCTACCTCCAGGCGCCCGTCGTCATCACCGATGAGGACCACTGGTCGGGCTTCCGTCCCGACAAGATCGACGAGCTCGCCGCCCGTCTGGCCTGA
- the nrdI gene encoding class Ib ribonucleoside-diphosphate reductase assembly flavoprotein NrdI translates to MPTAVAAPLLVYFSSISGNTARFVEKLGLPAQRIPLHMGPHSTEPPLHVDEPFVLVTPTYGGGQGRGQEQGAVPKQVIRFLNDEDNRKWIRGVISAGNTNFGQSFCLAGEIISRKCRVPHLYRLEVFGTPEDVARVSDGLEKWWKLQ, encoded by the coding sequence ATGCCCACCGCGGTGGCAGCGCCGCTCCTCGTCTACTTCTCCAGCATCTCGGGAAACACGGCGCGATTCGTCGAGAAGCTCGGTCTGCCGGCCCAGCGCATTCCACTGCACATGGGCCCGCACAGCACCGAGCCGCCGTTGCACGTGGATGAGCCCTTCGTGCTCGTCACACCGACATACGGCGGCGGACAGGGGCGCGGGCAAGAGCAAGGGGCCGTCCCCAAGCAGGTCATCAGGTTCCTCAACGATGAGGACAACCGCAAGTGGATCCGCGGAGTCATCTCCGCCGGGAACACGAACTTCGGTCAGTCGTTCTGTCTGGCCGGAGAGATCATCAGCCGCAAGTGCCGTGTGCCGCACTTGTACCGGCTCGAAGTGTTCGGCACGCCCGAGGACGTCGCGCGTGTGAGCGATGGATTGGAAAAATGGTGGAAGCTGCAGTGA
- the nrdE gene encoding class 1b ribonucleoside-diphosphate reductase subunit alpha, with protein MVEAAVTEQVPFETGFKTDARFDGMDYHELNAMLNLYGANGEIQFDADKRAAREYFLQHVNQNTVFFHSLKERLDYLVEKEYYEPGVLAKYPFEFIQKLNDHAYAKKFRFETFLGAFKYYTSYTLKTFDGKRYLERFEDRVVMTALGLADGDQDLAVDLVDEIISGRFQPATPTFLNTGKAQRGELVSCFLLRIEDNMESIARGINSALQLSKRGGGVALLLSNIRESGAPIKQIENQSSGIIPVMKLLEDSFSYANQLGARQGAGAVYLNAHHPDIMRFLDTKRENADEKIRIKTLSLGVVVPDITFELAKTGDDMYLFSPYDVERVYGVPFGDISVTEKYHEMVDDPRIKKTKINAREFFQTLAEIQFESGYPYIMFEDTVNKANPIKGRINMSNLCSEILQVNTPTTYHDDLSYDQIGKDISCNLGSMNIALAMDGGDLGKSVETAIRGLTAVSNQSHISSVRSIEDGNDRSHAIGLGQMNLHGYLAREHVHYGSEEGLDFTNIYFYTVLYHALRASNRLAIERGETFDGFADSTYASGEFFDKYVEREWVPSTSKVKEMFVGHAIPTQEDWRELKASIQEHGIYNQNLQAVPPTGSISYINNSTSSIHPIVSKIEIRKEGKLGRVYYPAPFMTNENLEYYQDAYEIGPDKIIDTYAVATQHVDQGLSLTLFFKDTATTRDVNRAQIYAWRKGIKTLYYIRVRQMALEGTEVEGCVSCML; from the coding sequence ATGGTGGAAGCTGCAGTGACGGAACAGGTTCCGTTCGAGACCGGGTTCAAGACCGATGCGCGGTTCGACGGGATGGACTACCACGAGCTGAACGCGATGCTGAATCTGTACGGCGCGAACGGAGAGATCCAGTTCGACGCCGACAAGCGCGCCGCGCGGGAGTACTTCCTGCAGCACGTGAATCAGAACACCGTGTTCTTCCATTCCCTCAAGGAGCGCCTCGACTACCTCGTCGAGAAGGAGTACTACGAGCCGGGCGTGCTCGCGAAGTACCCGTTCGAGTTCATCCAGAAGCTCAACGACCACGCCTACGCGAAGAAGTTCCGCTTCGAGACGTTCCTGGGCGCGTTCAAGTACTACACGAGCTACACGCTGAAGACATTCGACGGCAAGCGCTACCTCGAGCGCTTCGAGGACCGCGTGGTGATGACCGCGCTGGGGCTCGCCGACGGTGACCAGGACCTCGCCGTCGACCTCGTCGACGAGATCATCTCGGGTCGGTTCCAGCCGGCGACGCCGACGTTCCTGAACACCGGCAAGGCGCAGCGCGGCGAACTCGTGAGCTGCTTCCTGCTGCGCATCGAAGACAACATGGAGTCGATCGCCCGCGGCATCAACTCTGCGCTGCAGCTGTCCAAGCGCGGCGGCGGCGTGGCGCTGCTGCTCTCGAACATCCGCGAATCGGGGGCTCCGATCAAGCAGATCGAGAACCAGTCTTCCGGCATCATCCCGGTCATGAAGCTGCTCGAAGACAGCTTCAGCTACGCGAACCAGCTGGGTGCCCGTCAGGGCGCCGGCGCGGTGTATCTGAACGCCCACCACCCCGACATCATGCGGTTCCTCGACACCAAGCGCGAGAACGCCGACGAGAAGATCCGCATCAAGACGCTGTCGCTGGGCGTGGTCGTGCCCGACATCACGTTCGAGCTGGCCAAGACCGGCGACGACATGTACCTGTTCAGCCCGTACGACGTCGAGCGCGTGTACGGCGTGCCGTTCGGCGACATCTCGGTCACGGAGAAGTACCACGAGATGGTCGACGATCCGCGCATCAAGAAGACGAAGATCAACGCGCGCGAGTTCTTCCAGACCCTCGCCGAGATCCAGTTCGAGTCGGGCTACCCGTACATCATGTTCGAAGACACGGTGAACAAGGCCAACCCGATCAAGGGCCGCATCAACATGTCGAACCTGTGCAGCGAGATTCTGCAGGTGAACACGCCGACCACGTATCACGACGACCTGTCGTACGACCAGATCGGCAAGGACATCTCGTGCAACCTCGGCTCGATGAACATCGCTCTGGCGATGGACGGCGGCGACCTGGGCAAGAGCGTCGAGACGGCCATCCGTGGGCTGACCGCCGTCAGCAATCAGAGCCACATCTCGTCGGTGCGCTCGATCGAGGACGGCAACGACCGTTCGCACGCGATCGGCCTCGGGCAGATGAACCTGCACGGCTACCTCGCCCGCGAGCACGTGCACTACGGGTCCGAAGAGGGCCTGGACTTCACGAACATCTACTTCTACACGGTGCTCTACCACGCGCTGCGCGCGTCGAACCGGCTCGCCATCGAGCGCGGTGAGACCTTCGACGGCTTCGCCGATTCGACGTACGCGTCGGGGGAGTTCTTCGACAAGTACGTCGAGCGCGAGTGGGTGCCGAGCACCTCGAAGGTCAAGGAGATGTTCGTCGGGCACGCCATCCCCACACAGGAGGACTGGCGCGAGCTGAAGGCATCCATTCAGGAGCACGGCATCTACAACCAGAACCTGCAGGCGGTGCCGCCGACCGGATCGATCTCCTACATCAACAACTCGACCAGCTCGATCCACCCGATCGTGTCGAAGATCGAGATCCGCAAGGAAGGCAAGCTCGGTCGCGTCTACTACCCGGCGCCGTTCATGACGAACGAGAACCTGGAGTATTACCAGGACGCGTACGAGATCGGCCCTGACAAGATCATCGACACGTACGCCGTGGCCACTCAGCACGTCGACCAGGGCCTGAGCCTGACGCTGTTCTTCAAGGACACTGCGACCACGCGTGACGTCAACCGGGCGCAGATCTACGCCTGGCGCAAGGGCATCAAGACGCTGTACTACATCCGCGTGCGCCAGATGGCACTCGAGGGGACCGAGGTGGAGGGCTGCGTCAGCTGCATGCTGTGA
- the nrdF gene encoding class 1b ribonucleoside-diphosphate reductase subunit beta, with protein MTPEPLKLLDKVQAINWNRIEDEKDLEVWHRLTGNFWLPEKVPLSNDVQSWNTLTPGEQLATMRVFTGLTLLDTIQGTVGAVSLIPDAITPHEEAVYTNIAFMESVHAKSYSSIFSTLASTKDIDEAFRWSTENANLQRKANIVLDYYRGDEPLKRKVASTLLESFLFYSGFYLPMHFSSKAKLTNTADIIRLIIRDEAVHGYYIGYKYQKGQEHLDQAARDELKDYTFSLLYELYDNEVQYTQDLYDGLGLTEDVKKFLHYNANKALMNLGYEAMFPSTVTDVNPAILSALSPNADENHDFFSGSGSSYVMGKAEATEDDDWDF; from the coding sequence ATGACACCCGAACCGCTCAAGCTCCTGGACAAGGTCCAGGCGATCAACTGGAACCGCATCGAGGACGAGAAGGACCTCGAGGTGTGGCACCGCCTGACCGGCAACTTCTGGCTGCCCGAGAAGGTGCCGCTGTCCAACGACGTGCAGTCGTGGAACACGCTGACGCCGGGTGAGCAGCTGGCGACGATGCGTGTGTTCACCGGGCTCACGCTGCTGGACACGATCCAGGGCACGGTGGGAGCCGTTTCGCTGATCCCCGACGCGATCACGCCGCACGAAGAGGCCGTGTACACGAACATCGCGTTCATGGAGTCGGTGCACGCGAAGAGCTACTCGTCGATCTTCTCGACCCTGGCCTCGACGAAGGACATCGACGAGGCGTTCCGCTGGTCGACCGAGAACGCGAACCTGCAGCGCAAGGCCAACATCGTGCTGGACTACTACCGCGGTGACGAGCCGCTCAAGCGCAAGGTCGCCTCGACGCTGCTCGAGTCGTTCCTGTTCTACTCGGGCTTCTACCTGCCGATGCACTTCTCCTCGAAGGCGAAGCTCACGAACACGGCCGACATCATCCGCCTCATCATCCGTGACGAGGCCGTGCACGGCTACTACATCGGCTACAAATACCAGAAGGGTCAGGAGCACCTGGACCAGGCGGCGCGCGACGAGCTGAAGGACTACACGTTCTCGCTGCTGTATGAGCTGTACGACAACGAGGTGCAGTACACGCAGGACCTCTACGACGGCCTCGGGCTGACCGAAGACGTCAAGAAGTTCCTGCACTACAACGCGAACAAGGCGCTCATGAACCTCGGCTACGAGGCCATGTTCCCCTCCACCGTCACCGATGTGAACCCGGCGATCCTGTCGGCGCTGTCGCCGAACGCCGACGAGAACCATGACTTCTTCAGCGGGTCGGGCTCGTCGTACGTGATGGGAAAGGCCGAGGCCACCGAGGACGACGACTGGGACTTCTGA